From the Desulfovibrio sp. JY genome, one window contains:
- a CDS encoding HD domain-containing protein, which translates to MKRYLVGGAVRDILLGRPVMDQDYLIVDATPEAFMRRYRRARQVGKTFPVFMLGSAQYAWPRGGDIHEDLLARDLTINAIAMGDSSHIAGRLHFHPLALPDLRDRILRPCGEMSMFDDPLRVFRAARFAASLPDFSPHPELIAQMRAVAACGALDDVFAERVAQEVRKALDAAKPSRFFSLLAETGCLLPWMPELEAARNVPAGPPEHHDGSVFTHLCDLVDILAGKPIAGWMAVCHDLGKTLTPESQWPSHHGHDDVGADVAEELGKRLKLPNRVREAGVAAARLHMKAAHYGELRAGTRVDMLTWLHKHELVEPLFEVVAADCGADVWPLAKRDLRDMLSVHLPGKQRMRGPVSGEKLRKLRCQKLAELDRQREEEASDSE; encoded by the coding sequence ATGAAACGGTATCTCGTAGGCGGCGCGGTCCGCGACATTCTGCTGGGCCGCCCTGTGATGGATCAGGATTATCTCATTGTCGACGCCACGCCCGAGGCGTTTATGCGAAGGTATCGGAGAGCCCGGCAAGTCGGCAAGACCTTTCCGGTTTTCATGCTCGGCAGCGCCCAGTACGCCTGGCCGCGCGGCGGGGATATCCATGAGGATCTGCTGGCCCGGGACCTCACCATAAACGCCATCGCCATGGGCGATTCGAGCCATATCGCCGGCCGGCTGCACTTCCATCCCCTGGCCCTGCCCGATCTGCGCGACCGGATTTTGCGCCCGTGCGGCGAGATGTCCATGTTCGACGATCCGCTGCGCGTCTTCCGAGCGGCCCGGTTCGCGGCCTCGTTGCCCGATTTTTCGCCCCACCCGGAACTGATCGCCCAGATGCGGGCCGTGGCCGCCTGCGGGGCGCTCGACGACGTTTTCGCCGAACGCGTGGCCCAGGAAGTACGCAAGGCCCTGGACGCGGCCAAACCCTCGCGCTTTTTCAGCCTGCTGGCCGAAACCGGCTGTCTGCTGCCCTGGATGCCCGAACTCGAAGCCGCGCGAAACGTGCCGGCCGGCCCACCCGAGCATCATGACGGCAGCGTGTTCACCCACCTGTGCGATCTGGTCGACATTCTCGCCGGCAAGCCCATCGCCGGCTGGATGGCCGTATGCCACGACCTGGGCAAGACGCTGACGCCGGAAAGCCAGTGGCCGAGCCACCACGGCCATGACGACGTCGGGGCCGACGTGGCCGAGGAACTCGGCAAACGCCTCAAGCTCCCCAACCGGGTGCGCGAGGCCGGCGTGGCGGCGGCAAGACTGCACATGAAGGCGGCGCACTACGGGGAGCTGCGGGCCGGCACCCGGGTGGACATGCTCACCTGGCTGCACAAGCACGAACTGGTCGAACCGCTGTTCGAGGTCGTGGCCGCCGATTGCGGCGCGGACGTCTGGCCGCTGGCTAAGCGGGACCTGCGCGACATGCTGTCGGTGCATCTGCCCGGCAAACAGCGCATGCGCGGCCCGGTGTCCGGCGAAAAGCTGCGCAAACTGCGCTGCCAGAAGCTGGCCGAGCTGGACCGGCAACGCGAAGAAGAGGCGTCGGATTCGGAATAA
- a CDS encoding biotin--[acetyl-CoA-carboxylase] ligase has translation MPQNPFAGGGIWLWRDGAPELAGALSPEILAGSHPLWAADMARLAPWREVALGPEYGPAAGRWLVAEGDAGQVADAVLCVGRCGSSLDVARVFVAAGFLPPFSSVLALTQTSGRGQMRRDWVSPPGNLYAALSWPADSGPLGNAAPVVVGACLADALYDKGLAARVKWPNDLLVDGCKVGGILLEEQGGAVVAGIGINLSSAPDAAFLRREHAAPAAALGAFGEVPGAVTLWAELVKSGQTCYRQCVAVSGARELSRFLEGRLAWMGREVLVRESDADGFRARIVGLTEDGGLRLRRDDQGPGQDMTLLSGSISLLL, from the coding sequence ATGCCGCAAAACCCCTTCGCGGGGGGGGGCATCTGGCTTTGGCGCGACGGTGCGCCGGAGCTGGCCGGGGCGCTTTCTCCTGAAATTCTGGCGGGTTCCCATCCACTGTGGGCGGCCGACATGGCGCGGCTGGCCCCGTGGCGCGAGGTCGCCCTCGGCCCGGAGTATGGCCCCGCCGCCGGAAGGTGGCTCGTGGCCGAAGGGGATGCCGGCCAGGTGGCCGATGCCGTTTTGTGCGTGGGACGCTGCGGCTCGAGCCTGGATGTGGCCCGCGTCTTCGTCGCGGCCGGATTTTTGCCGCCTTTTTCCTCGGTGCTGGCGCTTACCCAGACCAGCGGCCGGGGCCAGATGCGTCGGGACTGGGTTTCCCCGCCGGGAAACCTTTATGCCGCGCTTTCCTGGCCCGCCGATTCCGGCCCGCTTGGCAACGCCGCGCCGGTTGTCGTCGGGGCCTGCCTGGCCGATGCGCTCTATGACAAGGGGCTCGCGGCCCGGGTCAAGTGGCCCAACGACCTGCTGGTGGACGGTTGCAAGGTGGGCGGCATATTGCTCGAAGAGCAGGGCGGGGCGGTTGTGGCCGGCATCGGGATCAATCTGTCCAGTGCCCCGGATGCGGCCTTTTTACGCCGGGAACATGCCGCCCCGGCGGCGGCGCTTGGCGCTTTTGGCGAGGTCCCCGGCGCTGTTACGCTGTGGGCCGAACTTGTGAAGTCCGGGCAAACCTGCTATCGGCAGTGCGTTGCGGTATCGGGCGCGCGGGAGTTATCCCGTTTCCTGGAGGGCCGTCTGGCCTGGATGGGGCGGGAGGTGCTCGTGCGTGAAAGCGATGCGGACGGTTTTCGGGCGCGGATCGTTGGTTTGACCGAGGACGGGGGGCTTCGGCTGCGGCGTGACGATCAGGGCCCCGGGCAGGATATGACGCTTCTCAGCGGGAGCATCTCCCTCCTTTTATAG